The window TGGTCCCGCTGATACTCGACACCGCGACAATGGATCCTGGCGCGCCGGCGTCGATCATGGCGTACCGGCCCGCATGGTCAGCCACGTACCGGTCAGGTTGGTGTCGAGGACCCTGCGCCAGTCGGCGGGTCCTTGCTCGAGCAGAGTCCCCAACGCGCCGACGCCGGCGCACGCCACCAGCCGGTCCGGCGTTCCCCGCTCGGCGACGGTCTGCCGGATAGCCGCCCCGACCGCGTCGCAATCGCTGATGTCGCAGTCGATATCGCCGCCCGCGATATCCCAGGCCACCACATCCTGGCCCGCTTTACGCAGCCTTTCCGCTACCGCCTTGCCGATTCCGGATCCACCGCCGGTGACGACCGCCGTCATGCGCTGCTGCCTGCCTTCTCCAGCTGCCGGTCGTCCTCGCCCGGCGGGGCGCAGTCAAACACATCCAGCGTTACCTGCTGCAGTCGCTTTGCGAACGCGGAACCGCTGTAAGGGAATTGGGTGATTATCTTACCGTTGGGGTGCCGGAAGTAGTTGTTGCAGTTGGCCGCCCACACTTTACCCGCCAGCGCATCTTGGATCTCGCGGTTGTAAGCGTCGTGCACGCTGCGTTTGACTTCGACCGTGCGGATGTTCCGGTAAACCATCTCATCAAGGACGCGGCGAGCGAATTCGGCTTGGGCCTCGAGGATATAGATGATCGAGGTGACCCCGTTGGTGTTGGGTCCATACAGGGTGAACAGATTCGGATAGCCGGGCACCACGGTTCCCAGATACGCCTCGGCACCGTCACGCCACTCGTCACGAAGACGACGGGCGTCCCTGCCGTAGACGTCAAGGCTGCTCAGATAGTCGGCGGCTTTGAATCCAGTCCCGTAGACGACGGTGTCGACGCGGTGTTCGGTGCCCTCGGCGGTGCGCAAACCGTGCTCGGTGAACGCCACGATCGGCGAGGTCTCCAGCGTGACGTTCGGCAGCGCAAACGTGGGAAGCCAATCATCGGAGAGCAGCGGGCGTTTGCAGCCCAGCGGATAGTTCGGTAGCAGCTTGGCCCGTAGTTCGGGATCGCGCACGTTCGCGGCCAGGAATTCGTGGGCCTCCGCGGTGAGCTGCTTGGTCTGCTCGGAGTCGGTGTCGAAGTCCATCTGCTCGTACTGCTGA is drawn from Mycobacterium branderi and contains these coding sequences:
- a CDS encoding flavin-containing monooxygenase, whose translation is KSTAGERVASIGTGASAIQYVPAIAADTKHLTVFQRTPTWVSPRLDAPFTAEQQEFFERNPEQARKLRDAAFQQYEQMDFDTDSEQTKQLTAEAHEFLAANVRDPELRAKLLPNYPLGCKRPLLSDDWLPTFALPNVTLETSPIVAFTEHGLRTAEGTEHRVDTVVYGTGFKAADYLSSLDVYGRDARRLRDEWRDGAEAYLGTVVPGYPNLFTLYGPNTNGVTSIIYILEAQAEFARRVLDEMVYRNIRTVEVKRSVHDAYNREIQDALAGKVWAANCNNYFRHPNGKIITQFPYSGSAFAKRLQQVTLDVFDCAPPGEDDRQLEKAGSSA